In Haematobia irritans isolate KBUSLIRL chromosome 1, ASM5000362v1, whole genome shotgun sequence, a genomic segment contains:
- the LOC142223961 gene encoding glutamyl aminopeptidase-like isoform X1, which translates to MYPPQQQHQPKIPIPIRPRSSLSTDEHHHRMKDSHYLHRKPSNAVLTLAGFCIFLLVLCIFLLGALVYVGRNIVNERHKTDFSYNETILQASEQQEFSTINGGIPLSTKPILRFRPVAEPTKPPANTYRFNKTTLAPSIMNTSKIWQQLSFRLPREIRPHKYLLRLQPDLTNKTFSGNLTIRLEVLKPISFIPLHSKLLSVETKDVQRLDDDMKPLRSIEPSLTFEHPQLEYWVTEFAEPLEIGNYSMQLVFNGSLIDRIVGLYQSSYLDKKRNEKRNIATSKFEPTYARQAFPCFDEPAMKAMFTITLVRPTGDGYHALSNMNVESENDLGNGLTEVHFAESEPMSTYLACFIVSDFAFKEKTVRGVLQGARDFQMRVFSTAAQVDKVDYALNVGVGITEYYIEYFNISYPLPKLDMAAIPDFVSGAMEHWGLVTYRETALLYDRSISASSNQQRVATVIAHELAHMWFGNLVTMKWWNDLWLNEGFASYIEYKGVHHIHPDWDMLSQFLTADLHGVMKLDATLASHPIVQTVESPSQITELFDSITYSKGASVIRMLEDLVGPEKFRNATTNYLNNFYMTNAETNDFLTEVEALNFDFDVKLIMQTWTEQMGLPVVEVKRNGNTYTLTQKRFFANPEDYNGIYNDSPFNYHWSIPITYFTKSNQEVQRSIFNYNDNELTITTPAAVEWIKFNKDQVGYYRVNYPIDMWRSLITALKETRGDFSSSDRAHLINDAFALADAGQLDYSIALDLSKYLESELNYVPWNVAASRLSGIKNLLYYTDMYRDFVDYARELLKNVYKSVTWNVNDDHLQNLLRVTILNAACGYGEPEALEEAGQRFTAWLANPSDRPNPDIRSTVYYYGMQSVGNENIWNQVWELFLAETDAQEKLKLMESLAAINEPWILQRFINLAWNENNVRGQDYFTCLQYIAQNRIGQPLVWDYVRENWPRLVERFGINERYLGRMIPSITSRFASQTKLDEMESFFAKYPEAGAGTAARKEALENVKNNKKWLEQNMEAVGKWLAEQKENDAETEVTTVNSIN; encoded by the exons ATGTACCCGCCACAACAGCAACATCAACCAAAAATACCCATACCAATAAGACCACGTTCATCATTGTCTACGGACGAACATCATCATCGCATGAAGGATTCACATTATCTACATCGTAAGCCAAGTAATGCTGTTTTAACGCTGGCAGGATTTTGCATATTCCTGCTGGTTTTATGCATATTTCTACTGGGCGCTCTTGTCTATGTGGGTAGAAATATTGTTAATGAACGTCATAAAACAG ATTTCTCGTATAACGAGACGATACTGCAAGCTAGTGAACAACAAGAGTTTTCCACTATCAACGGAGGTATACCATTATCCACAAAACCAATTCTTCGTTTTCGTCCTGTAGCTGAGCCAACAAAACCACCAGCGAACACTTATCGTTTCAACAAAACGACATTGGCTCCCAGCATCATGAATACATCGAAAATATGGCAgcaattgtcattccgtttgccacGGGAAATACGACCACACAAATATTTGCTAAGACTACAACCGGATTTGACCAATAAGACATTTTCCGGCAATCTAACAATAAGACTGGAGGTATTGAAACCTATATCATTTATACCACTACATTCAAAACTTCTTAGTGTGGAGACCAAAGATGTACAACGTCTCGACGACGATATGAAACCGTTACGATCTATAGAACCATCATTGACTTTCGAACATCCCCAACTGGAGTATTGGGTAACGGAATTTGCAGAGCCCTTGGAAATAGGAAATTATTCTATGCAATTGGTCTTTAATGGATCACTGATTGATCGGATAGTTGGTTTATATCAAAGTTCATATTTGGATAAGAAACGTAATGAGAAAAG aaatatagCAACTTCCAAATTTGAGCCCACCTATGCCCGACAAGCTTTCCCTTGCTTTGATGAACCAGCAATGAAGGCCATGTTCACCATTACTTTGGTCAGACCTACTGGAGATGGTTATCATGCGTTATCTAATATGAATGTAGAG AGCGAGAACGATCTGGGAAATGGATTAACTGAAGTTCATTTCGCCGAAAGTGAACCAATGAGCACATATTTGGCCTGCTTTATTGTCTCAGATtttgctttcaaagagaaaacCGTACGTGGTGTTTTGCAAGGAGCTCGAGATTTCCAAATGCGAGTATTCTCCACGGCTGCCCAAGTCGATAAAGTGGACTATGCCTTGAATGTTGGTGTTGGAATCACAGAGTATTATATCGAATACTTCAATATTTCATATCCTTTGCCTAAACTTGATATGGCTGCTATACCAGATTTTGTTTCGGGTGCCATGGAACATTGGGGTTTGGTAACTTATCGTGAAACGGCTTTGTTATATGATAGGTCTATTAGTGCCAGCTCAAATCAACAACGTGTGGCTACTGTCATTGCCCATGAATTGGCCCATATGTGGTTTGGAAATTTGG TTACCATGAAATGGTGGAATGATTTGTGGTTGAATGAAGGTTTTGCCAGTTACATAGAATATAAGGGCGTTCATCATATTCATCCAGATTGGGATATG cttTCCCAATTCCTTACTGCCGATTTACATGGTGTCATGAAATTAGATGCTACTCTAGCCTCACATCCTATTGTCCAAACGGTAGAAAGTCCCAGTCAAATTACCGAATTATTCGATAGCATTACTTATTCAAAGGGAGCTTCGGTCATTCGTATGTTGGAAGATTTGGTAGGCCCTGAAAAATTCCGTAATGCCACCACCAactatttgaataatttctacATGACCAATGCCGAAACCAATGATTTCCTTACTGAAGTTGAAGCACTGAATTTCGATTTCGATGTCAA attGATCATGCAAACATGGACTGAACAAATGGGTTTGCCTGTAGTCGAAGTTAAACGTAATGGAAAtacttataccctaacacaaaaGAGATTCTTTGCCAATCCTGAAGATTACAATGGCATTTATAATGATTCTCCATTTAA CTATCATTGGTCTATTCCAATTACCTATTTCACCAAATCTAATCAAGAAGTCCAACGCAGCATATTTAATTATAATGATAATGAAT TAACTATCACCACTCCAGCTGCTGTTGAATGGATCAAATTCAACAAAGATCAAGTCGGTTACTATCGCGTCAACTATCCCATTGATATGTGGAGGTCTTTAATCACCGCTCTCAAAGAAACTCGAGGAGATTTTAGCTCTTCCGATCGTGCCCATTTAATTAATGATGCCTTTGCTTTAGCCGATGCTGGTCAATTGGATTACAGCATAGCTTTAGATTTGAGTAAATATTTGGAAAGCGAATTGAACTATGTACCCTGGAATGTGGCTGCCTCACGTTTAAgcggaattaaaaatttattatattacactGATATGTATCGTGATTTTGTGGATTATGCCCGTGagcttttgaaaaatgtttacaaatctgTAACATGGAATGTTAATGATGATCATTTGCAAAA CCTATTACGTGTTACCATTTTAAATGCTGCCTGTGGTTATGGTGAACCTGAGGCTTTGGAGGAAGCTGGTCAACGTTTTACTGCTTGGTTGGCCAATCCTTCGGATCGACCCAATCCAGATATTAGATCGACCGTCTACTATTATGGTATGCAAAGTGTGGGCAATGAGAACATCTGGAACCAGGTATGGGAATTGTTTTTGGCCGAAACAGATGCtcaagaaaaattgaaattaatggaATCATTGGCTGCTATTAATGAACCATGGATTTTACAACG TTTTATAAATTTGGCTTGGAATGAAAATAATGTTCGTGGTCAAGATTATTTCACCTGCTTGCAATACATTGCCCAAAATCGTATTGGTCAACCTTTGGTATGGGATTATGTTCGCGAAAATTGGCCACGTTTGGTTGAGCGTTTTGGTATCAATGAACGTTATTTGGGTCGCATGATTCCTTCGATTACCTCCCGCTTTGCCTCTCAAACTAAACTGGATGAAATGGAATCTTTCTTTGCCAAATACCCTGAGGCAGGCGCTGGAACAGCCGCCCGTAAAGAGGCTTTGGAAAATGTTAAGAACAATAAGAAATGGTTGGAACAAAATATGGAAGCTGTTGGCAAATGGTTGGCCGAACAAAAGGAGAATGACGCTGAAACTGAAGTGACCACTGTTAATAGCATTAACTAA